One Brassica napus cultivar Da-Ae chromosome C4, Da-Ae, whole genome shotgun sequence genomic region harbors:
- the LOC106389715 gene encoding glycine cleavage system H protein 2, mitochondrial, translated as MAARFLWASRAASHLRISVAQRGFASVVLKDLKYADSHEWVKIDGNKATFGITDHAQDHLGDVVYVELPDLGRSVSQGESFGAVESVKATSDINSPVSGKVVEVNEVLTESPGLVNTSPYEEGWIIKVELSDAGEVEKLMDSDKYSKFCEEEDAKH; from the exons ATGGCTGCTAGGTTTTTGTGGGCTTCTAGGGCTGCTTCTCATCTAAGGATCTCCGTTGCCCAGCGAGGGTTTGCTTCCG TGGTGTTGAAGGATTTGAAATATGCTGATTCACATGAATGGGTGAAGATTGATGGGAATAAAGCGACATTTGGTATAACGGATCACGCGCAGGACCACTTGGGCGATGTGGTCTATGTTGAGCTTCCTGATCTGGGACGTTCGGTGTCACAAGGTGAGAGCTTTGGAGCGGTTGAAAGTGTGAAAGCAACTAGTGATATCAATTCTCCAGTCTCTGGTAAGGTGGTTGAAGTCAATGAGGTGCTGACCGAGTCCCCTGGATTG GTGAACACGAGCCCATATGAAGAAGGATGGATCATAAAGGTGGAGCTGAGTGATGCGGGCGAGGTAGAGAAGCTGATGGATTCAGACAAGTACTCTAAGTTCTGTGAAGAAGAGGACGCCAAGcactga